The following are encoded together in the Oryzias melastigma strain HK-1 linkage group LG17, ASM292280v2, whole genome shotgun sequence genome:
- the tcea1 gene encoding transcription elongation factor A protein 1 — protein sequence MSKKEEEEIIRIAKKMDKMAQKKNGAGALDLLKELRSIPMTLELLQSTRIGMSVNAIRKQSTDEEVTALAKSLIKSWKKLLDEPGGGEKSSEEKRKEQTTPVVSPAQGSPEAKEESSSSSNFSSKSDTTEVAPNMLINNFPRAPSTSDSIRLKCREMLANALQTGEDYIAIGADCEELGAQIEESIFQEFKNTDMKYKNRVRSRISNLKDMKNPNLRRTVLCGSVSPERMAKMTAEEMASDELKEMRKNLTKEAVRDHQMATTGGTQTDLFTCGKCKGKCCTYTQVQTRSADEPMTTFVFCNQCGNRWKFC from the exons GCCGGCGCCTTGGATCTATTAAAGGAGCTGCGGAGCATCCCCATGAccctggagctgctgcag TCCACCAGAATCGGCATGTCGGTAAACGCCATCCGCAAGCAGAGCACAGACGAGGAGGTGACCGCCCTCGCCAAGTCCTTAATCAAGTCCTGGAAGAAGCTTTTGG ATGAACCTGGAGGTGGAGAAAAATCTTCGGAGGAGAAGAGGAAAGAGCAGACCACCCCGGTGGTTTCTCCAGCGCAGGGAAGCCCCGAAGCAAAAGAGGAGAG CAGCTCCAGCAGTAACTTCAGCAGTAAGAGCGACACCACCGAAGTGGCGCCCAACATGCTCATCAACAACTTTCCTCGCGCCCCGAGCACCTCCGACTCCATCAGGCTCAAGTGCAGAGAGATGCTGGCCAATGCTCTGCAGACCGGAG agGATTATATTGCTATCGGTGCCGACTGTGAGGAGCTGGGAGCGCAGATCGAAGAAA GTATCTTTCAagagtttaaaaacacagacatgAAATACAAGAACCGCGTGCGGAGCCGGATCTCAAACCTGAAGGATATGAAGAACCCAAATCTAAGGAGGACCGTCCTCTGCGGGAGCGTGTCCCCAGAGCGGATGGCAAAGATGACCGCCGAG GAAATGGCCAGCGACGAGTTAAAGGAAATGAGGAAGAACTTGACCAAAGAAGCTGTCAGGGACCACCAGATGGCGACCACCGGAGGCACGCAGACCGATTTATTCACCTGCGGCAAGTGCAAGGGGAAGTGCTGCACCTACACACAG GTTCAAACTCGCAGCGCTGACGAGCCAATGACCACATTCGTCTTCTGCAATCAGTGTGGAAATAGATGGAAG ttctgctga